Proteins from a single region of Antechinus flavipes isolate AdamAnt ecotype Samford, QLD, Australia chromosome 2, AdamAnt_v2, whole genome shotgun sequence:
- the SDCBP2 gene encoding syntenin-2: MSVLYPSLEDLKVDKVYQAQASVIPKMLTLPAQETSSSQPALYPNLAELGSYMGLSLSSQEVQQNLSLTPASDNQVVTPTVQGQMVAPVTGNNVGARRAEIRPGVREIHLCKDEKGKTGLRLQAIDKGLFVQLVQANTPASLVGLRFGDQILQIDGRDCAGWSADKAHKVVKKASAEKIVMVVRDRPFQRTVTLHKDSSGFVGFVMKKGKIVSIVKGSSAAQNGLLTNHYICEVNGQNVIGLKDKETTEILATAGNVITLTIIPTVIYEHMIKKLSSTLLHTSMDHSIPDI; the protein is encoded by the exons ATGTCTGTCTTATACCCATCCCTAGAAGATCTGAAGGTGGACAAAGTCTATCAG GCTCAGGCTTCTGTGATTCCCAAGATGTTGACCCTCCCAGCCCAGGAAACCTCATCCTCACAACCTG CTTTGTACCCAAATTTGGCTGAATTAGGAAGTTACATGGGCCTCTCTCTCTCAAGTCAAGAAGTCCAACAGAACTTGTCCCTGACTCCAGCAAGTGACAAT CAAGTGGTCACTCCCACTGTACAAGGTCAGATGGTAGCCCCAGTGACCGGAAATAACGTGGGCGCTCGCAGAGCTGAGATCAGACCCGGCGTGCGAGAGATCCACCTGTGCAAGGACGAGAAGGGGAAGACTGGGCTACGGCTGCAAGCCATTGATAAG GGCCTGTTTGTCCAGTTGGTTCAGGCCAATACTCCAGCCTCCCTCGTGGGCCTGCGCTTTGGGGACCAGATCCTGCAAATTGATGGGAGAGACTGCGCGGGCTGGAGTGCAGACAAGGCCCACAAGGTGGTAAAGAAAGCCTCAGCTGAGAAGATCGTCATGGTTGTGAGGGACAG GCCTTTCCAGCGGACCGTCACCCTGCACAAAGACAGCAGCGGCTTTGTGGGATTTGTgatgaagaaggggaaaattgtgTCCATTGTCAAAGGCAGCTCTGCGGCCCAAAACGGGCTCCTCACTAACCACTATATCTGTGAGGTGAATGGGCAGAATGTCATTGGGCTGAAG GACAAAGAGACTACGGAAATCCTGGCCACAGCTGGAAATGTGATCACCCTCACCATCATCCCCACAGTGATTTATGAGCACATGATTAAAAA GCTTTCTTCGACCCTGTTGCATACTTCCATGGATCATTCTATCCCTGACATCTGA